In Chrysemys picta bellii isolate R12L10 chromosome 22, ASM1138683v2, whole genome shotgun sequence, the genomic stretch AGACAAGATCTATGTTATCTgtgtagactgtaaactcttggggCACAGACCTGTCTTCTTACAGTATATAAAGCACATAGTATATTTTGGACATAACAAAGGAATCTTTGCCAACTAGCTGCAGTTTGAAAAAGCATTAAATACCACATGTTCCTTAACCCATGATCATTAAAGAGTTGCATGTTTAGAGAACTGGGACTTGTCATaatcattcatagattccaaggccaaaagggaatattgtgatcatctggtctgacctcctgtataacacaagctacagaacttcccccaaaataattcgtagagcagatcatttagaaaaacatccagtttggatttaaaaaaggtcatgatggagaatccaccacaacccttggtaagttgttccaatggttaattattctcactgttaaaaatgttatgcattaattccagtctgaatttgtctagcttcgacttccagccattagatagTGTTgcacctttttctgctagactgaagagcccattattaattaGTTGTTCGCCATGTAGGTAATtacagattgtaatcaagtcacccataaccttctctttgttaagcgaagtagattgagctccttgaggctatcactataaggcaggttttctaatcctttaaatcATTCTtttgtctcttctctgaaccccctccattttatcaacttccttcttgaattgtgaacactaGAACTGGATACTGTATTCCAGAATatatctaccaacgtgatatatgccatcatgtgccagcaatgcccctctgccatgtacattggccaaactggacagtctctacgcaaaataataaatggacacaaatctgatatcaggaatcataacattcaaaaaccagtgggagaacacttcaacctctctaatcactcagtgacagacttgaaggtgtcagttttgcaacaaaaaaaaacttcaaaaacagaatccaaagagagactgctgaacttgaattaatatgcaaattagacacaattaacttaggtttaaacagagactgggaatggttgggtcattacactaattgatttattctccccccctcccccccccccgttaagttctcctcacaccttctatgggtcatctcgattatcacttcaaagttttttcttctgctgctactgatagctcatctcaagtgattggcctcttacaattggtatgagtacttccaccttttcatgttctctgtatgtataaatatcttctgtctgtgtgtttcactctatgcatctgaagaagtgagctgtagcccacgaaagcttatgctaaaataaatttgttagtctcttaaggtgccacaagtactcctgttctttttgtgtattcCAGAAGTGGCCGGTCCaaagccaaatacagaggtaatatgaCCTAACCACCCCTACTtaagattctcctgtttatacatTCATGGACTGTATTTAGCTCTTCTggcgtcacactgggagcttgtGTTCAGCTGCTTATCCACCATGCCTCCCAAATCaaaagttttgtttatttaagcaaaataagcagtcatgggataagagggaaggttctctcatggattggtaactggttaaaagataggaaacaaagagtaggaataaatggtcagttttcagaatagagagaggtaaatagtggtgtcccccagggatctgtactgggcccagtcctatttaacatattcataaacgatctggaaaaaggggtaaacagtgaggtggcaaaacttgcagatgatacaaaactattcaagatagttaaatcccaggcagactgcaaagagctacaaaaggatctcacaaaactgggtgactgggcaacaaaatggcagatgaaatttaatgtttataaatgcaaattaatgcacattggaaaacataatcctaactatacatatacaacaatggggtctaaattagctgttaccactcaagaaagagatcttgcagtcattgtggagagttctctgaaatcatccactcaatgtgcaccggcagtcaaaaaaagcaaacaggatgttgggaatcatcaagaaagggatagatcataagacagaaaatatcatattacctctatataaatccatggtatgcccacaccttgaacactgcgtgcagatgtggtcgccccatctcaaaaaagatatattggaattggaaaaggttcagaaaagggcaacaaaaattattaggggtatcaaacagcttccgtatgaggagagattaataagactgggacttttcagcttggaaaagaggcgactaaggagggatatgatagaggtctataaaatcatgagtggtatagagaaagtaaataaggaagtgttatttactccttctcataatacaagaacaaggggccaccaaatgaaattaacaggtagcaggtttaaaactaacacaaaaaagtattttttcacgcaacacactgtcaacctctggaactccttgctagagggtgttgtgaaggccaatactataacggggttcaaaaggaaGCTAGACAGAttaatggaagataggtccatcaatggctattagccaggatgggcaggaatggtgtccctagcctctgtttgccagaagctgggatttcGTGACagagcatggatcacttgatgataacctgtctgttcattccctttggggcacctgccattggccactgtcagaggataggatactgggcttgatggacctttggtctgacccagtatggcggttcttatgttcttaagtctttttcagtgtcactgcttcccagtaTACATTCCCCCattgtgtaagtatggcctatgttctttgttcaaagatttacatttagccatattaaaatgcacaccgtttgcttgcacccagcttaccaagcaacccagatcgctctgtatcagtgacctgtcctcttcattatttaccttccccctatttttgtgtcatctgcaaacttttatcAGTGactattttatgttttcttccaggtcattaacaGAAATGTTACATAgggtagggccaagaaccaacccCTGTGGGACCCAGCTAGAAACACACTCTGACCAAGGACCcgttggtgccaactggcagagagtATACAGAGTCCACAGGGGGTTTTAGGGATCCCCGGGGTCTCATATCTACATAATAGTTAGCCAAAGGAggtcatgtaaggtctctactgaGAGCCCATAGCCTGCTGGTCGTCATAATCACTTTGAAATGTATGTAaggatattattttaaaaagttatgcaTCTACACCGAAAACTATGTTCTTAAGATATGTAAGGTAAGACAAGTCACTAGAAGATGATAAACAGGAATTGTTCAGGCAAGGGGCAGTAGACTGGCTGGTAATTGTAAGTCTATTTACATATAagccaccagctaatcaagaCAGTGAAGTTGACAAGAGATCACAAAAATCTACATGAGGGAACACATGGCAGGAAGGTGTCCTGTTGATGTCAAACATTAAAGAACTAGTCTGCTACAACAGGAGAATGCAAGGAGACACACAGGATCCTTCTCTAGGGAGACAAGTTGAGAGTGTGACTTGTTTCATGAAAAAAGGATCAGGGCCCACCTGGCTGAAAAACACTGGGGCAcagaggaaggaaagagagacCTGAGGAGAAGGCAGCCAAGTCAGCAGACAGAGTAAGCCTGTCAGTTATAATCATGGCATAGTACAGTATAGTGTTATTGTACATATGGGTGTGCTTTGGTTAATAAAGGTGTATGAATGTGTGTAAGTTGTAAAAGGAATGTATATTTGTAAGATTTAAGGAACATTTAAGAGCTGCTGTTGTTGTTGAACAATACTACAAGACATGACAGTGATACCAGAGAAATtccccagactccattttgtacAAATTGtttgtacattatttattatattagTGTATTGTTGGACCAAGAAAATGTATGTTAAATTACAAATAGTTCAAAAAAGGTTTGAAATTGAAATGGGTTTattaaaagaaatttaaaattaaCTTGTAAAACATGTATTAAAATTTAATTTGAGCAATTTACAGCCAACCATTTGCTTATCTAAATGTAACTCATAAATATGTCATGTAACAGTTTTACCCTAGTTTTGCTTAAACAATTGTATGAGTGTAATATTATATTTGCAAGAACTTGTTATAAGAATCAAAGCCAATACACACAGAGTTATGATCATTATATGTCACTTtacaaattaaatgaaattaaaataaaacaaacaggaatGCAAGCAATTTTGCATCTATTATAGTGATCTTAATGCTTCAGATATTGGTGGTGACTGAGATGCTTATCTTAATACACTGAATGAAAAGGAAGCTTAAACGGTTGGAGAGAGCCGAAATGATTACATCCTTCTAGTGAGGCAGAATTGGGGAAGTAAGGTATTGTGCCAATGAAAAGAAACATATGCTCAGTCTCAAAAAGAGAGACTTGAGCCAACTTTGGACAAAGCCAAACACCCACCGAACTCACTAGTAGGTGATGGCTAGATATAGAAATAGCATCAAACTATTAAGGAAGGAACTGATATATCAGAGAAATTCCCCAGTCTCCATTTTGTATCCCTAGCTTCCATTTTAAATAAGCAAAAGTCACTCCACCATTAGAAACTGCAGGTCACATAGCAATAAAAATACAGATGCTCCCCAACTTACGCAAGTCGAATTTTGCGTAAATCGGGAACTTATACCCGATgattacgcaaaaaaaaaaaggttacggaactttttccgtaagcgcggacttgcgtaagtcgggtttgcgtaacgCAGGGAGTGTCTGTAGAATTGACAGGAAAACCAAAGTAGGGGAACAGTCAGTAGATCCTAACACTGAGGTAATCAACAGTTGCAGGCAAAAACAGACCTGGCAGTTTGGAATGTGGGCAGTTGTCATGTGCAAGAATGATTTGACAGGAAGATATTAGAAGAAGTGTCTAGAAAGTTCTGACATGACAGTATAAAAAAGTCAGTGTGTCAGTGAGCAGCCAGAGGGTTAGGAGCTGCCAGTAAAGCACCAGAAGCAGGGCAGTAGCAGAGGgagtcctgccctgccactggaaCGCAGAGACACAGACTGGGGCAcagaggaaggaaagagagacCTGAGGAGAAGACAGCCAAGTCAGCAGACAGAGTAAGCCTGTCAGTTATAATCATAGCATAGTACAGTATAGTGTTATTGTACATATGGGTGTGCTTTGGTTAATAAAGGTGTATGAATGTGTGTAAGTTATAAAAGGAATGTATATTTGTAAGCTTTAAGGAACATTTAAGAGCTGCTGTCAGTGTCCTGCAAAAGACTGGCCAACTGAAGCAGGGCACAGACACTTAGAATGATCTCAAACTGTATGTTATTATGGTTTGGGGTGCTCTGTAACTTGCAAGGGATTTGTGTTttatattattattgtattaggGACTGTTATTTGCACCAATAAAAAGGTGCCTTGTTTTGGTAAAAACACTATTTTAGGTTAATAGTTTATTTCTCAGAAGGCTGTATCCATGTCCTCTGGGAAATTCCTTAGTCACCCTGGAGACCCATACCTGAGGAAAACAGGTTGAGGAGCACATGTGTGTGGTTTTAAGGGAAAACCTTTTAGGAGATATTTAAATTCACCTCTCTTGAGGGAACCCTTGGTAAACCCAGGTGTGGGTAATAGGTTAGCTATTCTGGAGATACCCTAAATCTGTTTTCAGGGTAACAACGGTAACTAGTTAAGTAAGTTAGGTTCTAGAATGCGTGTTATGcttttattttacatgtaaccatttatttccaatatttctacttgctatcaTTTCAATTTCTACTCTTCGTTAAATACACTTTTACTTGTTTTCATTATAGACATACCTAAGAGCTGTGTGTTAAATGGAGCAATGATCCTGAGGTGAAATTCATAAACTAATGCATGCTGCTCCTTTGGGAGCAGCAGGTCTGTGAATTCTGTGAATGTCCAGTAGACTAAGGGCTGGTCACTCCAGGGGGATGTGTGGAAGGCTTGACAGTTGGAGCATGCTTATAGCTAATCTAGAGCGAGACAGCAGGGCCTGCCTGGGGAGTGCTTGTATTGCCCATGGCCAGTGGGGCTGGAGAGTTGACTCCCAGCAGGCAGAGACAGCAGGCTTCTGCACACTATGAGCAGGTGGTCACGAGGTACCTCACAGCCTTGGGGAGCATCACACTCTCCTGTTCAATGACAATTTGCCCTTTAttgttacattttgagacctattggTAAGCCAGCTTTAGACCCATTTAacgtgtgccatgttcattttatcttttcctagggttttttttttttaaataaaaatgtccaagtcaaatgccttacagaagtctaagtatattacagaAATACAGTTACTTCTACCAATCAAACCTGTAATTTTAGCAAAAAAagctatcaagttagtttgacaagatctattttccattaacccatgttgattggcattatttATATTAGCTtcccttaattctttattaattaagtgGTGTATTagtcactccattatcttgctcagGATCGATGTCAGAgggacaggcctataattacctgcatcatcctgtttatcctttttaattacagacgctccctgggttACGCAAGACCCAACTTACGCAAATTCGACCTTACGCAAAAAGTTCCATAAGGCATAAATAAAATTTTTGAGTTGCGGAAAATATTGCATAGCTTACGGAAACACAAAGTCCTGTAGTGCGGTGTGCGGAGGAATACAGCGGTAGCATCTCCTACGAGGAAAGGCTTTGTGCTCTCACAGCCTCTCAATCTCGTGTCATTTCAGTGATACTGTATTTCTGTCATTTCACCCTATTATTTCATTCAAATCATGCCTGGAAAGCGACCAAGTGATAGCAAGAGCGCAGGACCAGTTCGTAAGCGAAAGAAGATTGATTTAGAGCAGAAAATGAAAATAGTGAAAAAGTATGAAGGCGGACAAAGCCTGTCGTCAATTGCTCGTGAACTCGATTTGGCTACCTCAACAGTGAAAAGTATTTTGAATGATAGTGCACGCATAAAAGAGCATGTGAAAGGCTCTGCTCCTTTAAAATCAACAGTCATAACGAAGCAGCGTACTGGTGCTATCTATGAAATGGAAAAGTTATTAACAATGTGGATGGAAGATCAGATTCAAAAACGTGTGCCGCTTAGCCTAATGATTATTCAAGCAAAGGCTAAAAGTATTTTTGACGATGTAAAGGGAAAATACAGTGACCCTAACGTAAAGTTTGTGGCTAGTCATGGGTGGTTTAATAGATTTAAACAACGTGCAAATTTTTACAATGTAAAAGCGAATGATGAGGCTGCTAGTGCTGATACAAAAGCAGCTGAAAAGTATCCCGAAGTGTTACGAAAACTTATAGAAGAATGTGGTTATACAGCACAGCAAATCTTTAACGTCGACGAATCTGgattgttttggaaaaaaatgccAGACAGAACATACATTTCAAAAGAGGAAAAGACAATGCCAGGGTTTAAGGCTGCGAAAGATAGGCTAACACTTTTGCTTGGGGGTAATGCAGCTGGAGATTGCAAATTGAAACCGTTGCTTGTTTATCATTCAGAAAATCCCCGTGCGTTTAAAGGCATTAGCAAAGCTACCCTTCCAGTTCATTTCCGTTCAAATCTAAAGGCTTGGATCACAATGGCACTTTTCGAAGACTGGTTTATAAATTTGTTTATCCCTGAAGTGGAAAAATTCTGCAGAGAAAACGACATCCCATTCAAGATTATGCTTATCGTCGATAATGCTCCTGGACATCCTGCACATTTAGACGACTTTCATCCTAATGTAAAAGTCGTGTTTCTACCTCCTAACACGACTTCGATCCTACAGCCCATGGATCAGGGGGTCATTGCTAATTTTAAAGCCTATTATCTACGAAGAACATTTGCACAGGCAGTAGAAGCAACTGACAGAGAGTCTGGCAAGACTTTACGCGATTTTTGGAAATCATATAACATTTACCAAGCCATCATAAACATTGCTAAAGCCTGGGCAGAGGTTACCCAAGTTTGTTTGAATGCCGTATGGAAGAAAGCATGCCCACAGTTTGTACACAGCTTTAAAGGTTTCGAAAAAGACGAAACATATGAGGAGGTGGCAGATGAAATTGTGAAGCTTGCCACGCAGCTTGAGCTGGAGGTTGATGTTGGTGATGTTGATGAGCTTATTGAATCCCATGGAGCTGAATTATCAAATGAGGATCTCATGGAATTAGAAGCAGCAAAAGTAAAAGAGCAGACTGAAGCGGAGGATGAAGTTGAAGAAGTAGAAGAGCCACGACACTTCAACACTAAGGAGATGGCACTTGCATTCCGTGAGATTGACTCTGCAATGGCAAGGTTTGAGAAGATGGACCCCAATTCCTCACGATTCTTGAAAGTGAACAGAGGCATTGATGAAACGCTGGCCTGTTATAGACAGATATATGAAGAGAAGAAAAAGGCCACTATTGAGTCATCTCTTGATAAGTTTGTAAGGAAGGTTGAAAGGCCTGCAACGTCCACATCTCTACAGCCTTCCACCTCCAAAGCCCCCTCCGACGACCCCGATGATGTAATGTctgtctcctcctctccttcctcatctacaaattaagcccattgtcatccaccaccaaaatgcagccTTCAGCGTGCCAGGATAACAATAGGATTAAGGTAAATGCAATATTTTTGttgtaattgtttgttttttatgcttGTACAATATAAGTTTCAGACTTATGTAAAATTCGGGTTACGCAAGGCTTTCCAGAATGGAATGATTGCACAAGTCGGGGACCGTCTGTATTGgcataacattagctttcttgCAATCTTCTGGAAATTCCCCCATGTTCCAAGGCTTATTGAAATTAACGGTCCAGTGAGCTCTACAGgaagctcttttaaaattctagGATACAAGTTATCCGgacatgctgatttaaaaatgtctaactttagtagacagcgtttaacatcctcctgagaaaGTAAACACGTCTTCATCAGATCTACAAGCCAGAAGAATAATCAAAACCCAACAACCCTAAACCTTGGTCTAGATTCATGATGCTCTCAGACCTGTTGCTAGCCTCTGCAGAATGAGACTACCCCTAACGTTTCTTTAACATTTTACTCAATTTCTCTCAGAATGTTAATTCTGAATTTCTGGATCTGCAGCATGAAAGCTAACTGTATTTGTGCACATTTACCCACCCATGCCCTTACACAAATGTCAAGAATTTTTAATTCCCAAGTTTTCCATCACTCTAACATGGACTCTTcatcttaataaataaataaataaataaataaataaaaagtcacATGAAATCGCTAGATGTTAATTTAGAAATGAATCCAATTCCCTATGAAGTTAATGAAACATATTATTACActaactttaatgggagctggatcaagcCTCTCAAGAGtttcttcttatttttattattatgattgCTATTACGAGAAAGGAGCTTGCGTGCAGTGATAAGATACAGGGATAATTCCCAAATTCAGAGCTCTGCAACCTGAGCAGCAGGTTCATCTATCAAAGTATGGATGTTTATTAGTGTGGGATTCACAACAAGGACTAGAGAGAGCTCAAACAAATATGACTAAAGTTTAATCTTCTCTAAGGAGAGGCTTCCAAATGTTTATGAAGCccttgacaatgtccctttaatgCACAGTATAATATTGTGTCCTGCTATCACTTCAGTGtatttgtaatacaaattatACTTAAGCTATATTGCCTAGAACTTagataaataaaaccaaaatagTATTGAACTGTTTCCGCCCCATACAATAAGGTATCCTTGGCAGCTTCTTAACCATCCATTACAATCCAAAGCAATTTCTCTCTGTAGCAATTTAAGAGCTTGTAAAAATATAATGGCCGATTATAGGCGAAACAAACCACAGAGTTATTGAACCTTGCAGGCCCTCTGAAGTATCTCTGTTGACGTTTAAGTGTGAGTTATTGTGTCACAATATCATAAAAGTGTGCTCAGTGCTacagatatatttttatttaaatgacacCAAAAGAAGCCAGTTTCATACAAGAGAAGGCTATTTTTACAGAAATCGCAAGTTCCCATTTCAGATT encodes the following:
- the LOC135977050 gene encoding tigger transposable element-derived protein 1-like; this translates as MPGKRPSDSKSAGPVRKRKKIDLEQKMKIVKKYEGGQSLSSIARELDLATSTVKSILNDSARIKEHVKGSAPLKSTVITKQRTGAIYEMEKLLTMWMEDQIQKRVPLSLMIIQAKAKSIFDDVKGKYSDPNVKFVASHGWFNRFKQRANFYNVKANDEAASADTKAAEKYPEVLRKLIEECGYTAQQIFNVDESGLFWKKMPDRTYISKEEKTMPGFKAAKDRLTLLLGGNAAGDCKLKPLLVYHSENPRAFKGISKATLPVHFRSNLKAWITMALFEDWFINLFIPEVEKFCRENDIPFKIMLIVDNAPGHPAHLDDFHPNVKVVFLPPNTTSILQPMDQGVIANFKAYYLRRTFAQAVEATDRESGKTLRDFWKSYNIYQAIINIAKAWAEVTQVCLNAVWKKACPQFVHSFKGFEKDETYEEVADEIVKLATQLELEVDVGDVDELIESHGAELSNEDLMELEAAKVKEQTEAEDEVEEVEEPRHFNTKEMALAFREIDSAMARFEKMDPNSSRFLKVNRGIDETLACYRQIYEEKKKATIESSLDKFVRKVERPATSTSLQPSTSKAPSDDPDDVMSVSSSPSSSTN